ATGGACAACAGGGTTGACATGTGTTTAACTCACCGAAGGAAGCACCTGACGACGTGCTTGAGGAGGCGAGCGGTCTGTGATTCGACAAGTTGAGCAACCATGTTGCTAAGGACCGTGCCAACTGCATAGAAACGCTCGTATGTAGCACAGATGTAGTTAAGACCGTTGTCGTCCAAAAGGATCTTCTgaacgatgaagatggctaCGGTCTTGCTAAGTTCCGAACCTGTCTCCATGATGCGCAAGCAGAGAGGAATGATCTCTGTGGTCAAGAGAAAGTTGATGACTTCAGATGAATCATTCTTGACGAGCGCACCGATGACACCCAGGCTCGTGAGCCGGAGGTACTCGAAAGGCCGAGATTTGGAAGTGGTGTTAAGAAAGGGGTAGAGGAACAGAGGAATGTGTGCTATGAATTGTGAGCCATGTAATCCCTCGATTTGAGCCAAGATATACGCACCATTGAGGAACAGGGTCCTTGTGTCATTGTGAGAAGCTACGCACTGGAGGAGGGCAAGGGCATTGCACACTCTGTTTGAGGCAGCTGCAGTTAGCTGGGATGGGTTAAGAAGAGTATAAACTGAAATGATCTCTTGGAGGAGAGAGGTCATGACACCTGAGAGACATGTTAGCTGGCTTCTTCCAGGTACAGGCTTGGTAGCCCAAGACAACACGGTTTGGGCACGTACCGAATGAATGCCACAATATGAGAGCCAACTCGGGGACCTGCTCGCGCTTTTTACTAAGTTCCAACAAAGCAGCCTCCCGAGTGTTCTCGTTGAGAAGATCGGCTATGAAGGCCATGGTACGCCGGTTGTCCTCCGAGACATTGCTGTGATCGGCATCCTGACCGTGGCCGGGGAGTTGACCCGCGCCAGCGAGACGGTTAAagtgctgctgctgctgctgaacggcggcggcggctgCAGCGGCCacttgctgttgctgttgctgggTATGGGCGTGATGCGCGCCAGGCTGCTGGTGCATCCAAGCCGAGTCTCCTCCCTGAGGGTTGAATTGGTGGTGTCCGTAGACGTGCGCCGCTGGCATCATGCTGGGCGTATCTTTTCTTGTTCGACGGGGTTCGGGACGGTGGTTATGGCTTTATAACTTGCAAGTCGAGCAGTACCCTTCTTCGCTAACGATGTAATCTTGGCTGAAGTGTCGGTCGATCGTTCGGCGCAGCGAGTTTGAATTCGGGTTGATGAATCGAGGGCGCAAATGCGGAGGTACACGAAACACTTCCAATGGGTGAAGGGGGAATAATCGGTGAGCAAAGTATACTTTGTCGGAGAAAGGACTGTATAATATCTGCTAACGTTTCTTTTCGGCTAGATTCCAATCGAGAGGGACTTTGTTGGGTAGTCGGGTGATAAGGCACAGTAAGTAAGTAGGAGGTTCAAACCCAAGCAAGCAAGGTGAGATCGTTTGGCGGGTTGGTTTGTGGTGGTGCTCGCAGGTGCTACTGGGGCAAAGAGCGATTCGGCTTCTGGTGATGGGATTGGtcagcctgcttctcatTATGGGGCTCAGGCTGTGATAGGTGAAACCGGCTGTGGCATCGGGACTTGACGCTTGGACCATAAACAGGTATCCCTGTATGGGACAATGGCGCAAAAGTCTACATGGCCATGCAAGTGCGGGGAGGTAGCTCTCCCATGCCAACCTATCACTATAAACAACCATTGTCAGCCTTGTCCTACCCAAGCCTTGTCACAGCTCGATCTGTGGCCCCAAAGACTCGAGGGTTTCTGAGTGACAATCACATATTTCAGCGCCATGGTCAACAAAGTATAGCTTGGCCAGGTAGTCTCAGTCATGTTTAGCATAAAATCTCCAATTACATTCATTTTCTCCTAGCTCTTCTCCAGTACTGTCTCTCTCTGTAAGTGCTATAATAAATCATTATTACCACCATGTGCTTTCTTTATGACGACCCATGCTTAGAAGTTAAAACAACGAAAAGCGCCATCGAACTATACAACCAACCACGTGTTTAGTGCCCTCTGTCGCTTGAAATTCCCGGCGGTAGCCAGCCATGCTTCACGTCTACGAACAACGCAACTCCTTCCCAGTGCTTGCTTCAACCAAACTCCTATCTTGCAAATTTCTTCTTAGAGAAGTGTTCAATCATAGCTTATAGTCTCAGTTCTCGAAGAATATGGTCCGCCATGCTCTTGTATTGCCACGTGTTGCCTGTCAATCGCTTGAACTGAATGCCGTGCAATGAGAGTAACGGGACCTTCACGATAAAAATCTCGAACTCTAGCACCATGCTTCCCCCGAGGTCACTTTGCACTTGCGTGCTCGTCTCTCCAGGGATTCGCCTTGATGGACCCCCATTCTTTCCAGGAATACTGTCGAACGAGGTCTCGGAGTTGGAAAAGCTGCGATCTCGATCAGAGCGTCCTGGCGTTCGTGGTGTAGTAGGAGGTCGCTCTAAGTCGCGAAACTCATCCCGCTCACGCTCACGATCGTCTCCCCGCATAAGGCCGCCAAAACTGAATCGTCGCTTATGTCCTGGTGTCATGCCGGGACTCGTGGGAGGGTCTTGCACCTTGTTCAGGTCAATACTGGGCGAATGGCGACAGTTGAAGCCGCCCTTGATCTCTGTATACTCCACGTTTAATTGCCGCAGCACTCGCTTGATGTCGGTTCGAATCGCAGGTACTGACTTGCCCGATGTCGTCGAGACGCTGAAAAGTCCCTTCAGGAACACTGGCTTGGCAAGTTCTGTGTCGTCTAATCGGTCTGTGGATACACCACTCTGCTCGAGTTCCTGATCTGTTTCTTCAGGCACATTGGCCTCTTGAGTAGCCTCTCTTCTCATGCGGCGCTGCTGAATACTTTCCCTCCTAGCATGACCAATAGACTTGGACCTCAGGCTCACGGACCGGGAGTGTCCGTGGGCACGGTGCGTGCTGGAAGCATCTTCATTCGCGACGGATTGATCAGAACCACTGGTTGCTGGGGGGTCTTTTCGCCGTCTCAGGTCAGCTGAGTTGACACTAGTCGACCGACCCAGGCCACCTCCTCGTCTGTTCTCCCTTGAACCACCTGCAGACATTGGTGGGCTAAGAAGTTCACCATGCTGCTGGCCACTCGCGGAACGGATTTGTGAATCTGACGCATCCTCTCTATCGCGGCGTCCACGACGAATACTGAAGCTCTTGCGGGGTGCCAAGGGAGAAGGCTCAGCTGGTGAATGGACTTGCACCACAGGAGGATGCGATCGGTCTTTGTCTAGACGCTCAGGGTCCCTACGCTTGCGTGTGCTGAACCTACGCAGAATACCTGCTGCGGTGCCTTCCTTCTTTTGAAGTTGCTCAACCCTTGGCTCGGCGGGTGGTGCAGGGGGAGGTTTCGGTACCTCAGGCATGTCATCTTCACCATGTGTCCTCGCGCGAGGCCTGCTTCGTCCACCAGTGGGTTTCTCTCCGGGCATCTCATAAGCGGCAGAGTTGGTGTGGGCTGCTTGAGGCGCCGCAATCTCGGGCATCGGCTCTGCCTCCCTTGCCTTCTCCTTTTCACGAATCTCACGctccttttctctctctcggTCCTTCTCACGCTCACGCTCACGTTCGCgctctttctctctctccttttccttctctttctccttgTCGCGTGTTTgagctgctgctggcggAACCATATCAGCATGATCGCGAtcctgcttctccttgacgaGGTAGTATATGGATACAAGAGGACTAAATGCGTTCATTGGATCGTTACCGATCTGCAGTGCCTCGGAGCTAGGAGCCGATAAAGTATCGCGGCTGTTGCCAGAATTCCTGCGCTTATAAAAGTCGAAACCGAATGGTCTCCTCTTTTCGGCATCCTTAGCGGGTGGAGGGAGCTCCTTTTCTCGTTGATAGAGCTTAACGGCGCGCTGATACTCCTCTGATTCAATTATTTTGGTGAGTTGTGCATTTATACTTTCGGGTGTACCAAAGTTAAAACCTTGCATAGCGAGAATGACTTCTGGCTCCAGGGGCGTCGTTAACGGTTCGCGAACGGGCAGGTAGTTATCGGGAGGACCGTTGAAGCCTTTAGCCATCCATGGATGCGTCATCACCTCCTGCATTGTCGCTCGCTGCTTGGGGTCCGTCACCAGCATGCGGGATAGAAGGTGTTTACACTCTGCAATCCAGTTAGAAGATAGTACAAAAGCAACCCTTGAGTAACCTACCGCTTGACAGCCATGCGGGATAATCGACAAGACCtctcttgatcttggcatgGAGCGCGGGCATGCTCTGGTCATCGAATGGAACCTTGCCACAGACCAAAACATATAGAACAATGCCAAAACTCCATACGTCAACTTCTGGGCCAGTATAAGCTCTGGCCTGCAGCAATTCGGGAGCAGCAAAGTATAGGCTCCCGCAAAAGGTCTTGAGATGGCCACGCGGAGCAAAGAGATTACTTAGACCAAAATCGATAATCTTGATATCGCCCGTCTTGCTGATAAGGATATTCTCAATCTTGAGGTCTCGGTGGACGATGCTATTTCTATGCAAATAATCCAAAGCACTTGCGATCTGCCGACTAAACTTTCGGGCTTGCTTCTCTTTGAGCTTGCCGTGCGAGATGATGTAGTCGAGCATCTGGCCGCCGTTGACGTATTCGAAAAGCATATACCAATGGTGGTTGGTACGAACCACATCGTGAAGGGCGCAGATGTGGGGGTGATTCAGGAGGGTGCTGATAGCCGCTTCACGGGCAGTTCGGATTTCCTTGGATTGATCGGCGCGTTCCTTGTCGGCACGAGATTGGTGGCCATCGTCGGTTGAGCCACGAGGAATAATTTTGCAAGCGACCTGGTGAGGTGTGATTAGTATCGTGGAAATTTAAAGCTTGATAAGCATCATCGCGGCCTAGTCATGAGGGGCAGATGGATGAATGCGAATAGCCGAATGATGAAACAATGCGCGGAAATAGGCGACATCAAACAAAAAGATAAATCCAAAACACACCTGTTCGCTGCCATCCTCCTTTCGGGCGAGCTTAACCTTGCCCATGCTGCCGGCGCCAATGGTCTTGCCTAGCATCCATTTTCCAGATTGAGTTGGGATAACGGTACGTGATCTCGCGTGCTTAGATGTTGAAGTTCGGGGTGGC
This genomic stretch from Fusarium oxysporum f. sp. lycopersici 4287 chromosome 2, whole genome shotgun sequence harbors:
- a CDS encoding CAMK/CAMKL/KIN1 protein kinase (At least one base has a quality score < 10), with amino-acid sequence MGTRTASSAVADASPRGPGRTQSTRSSRSSRAPAPSFPPSSSASAAPAAPAPATPTGTGANYAQSHTRQLSHSHSHSQSRSQSQSQAYASRSQSHSHSHSRSGSNAANSHLPPHHNHHQRTTSSSRSHQSQPVPQNDYESSRLAASANHQRSSSKERPPPARGPDPSRAHRRSSSRSKNNHHSPHPEMPPSANPPSNGAGNGTASQQHGHADAPPRTSTSKHARSRTVIPTQSGKWMLGKTIGAGSMGKVKLARKEDGSEQVACKIIPRGSTDDGHQSRADKERADQSKEIRTAREAAISTLLNHPHICALHDVVRTNHHWYMLFEYVNGGQMLDYIISHGKLKEKQARKFSRQIASALDYLHRNSIVHRDLKIENILISKTGDIKIIDFGLSNLFAPRGHLKTFCGSLYFAAPELLQARAYTGPEVDVWSFGIVLYVLVCGKVPFDDQSMPALHAKIKRGLVDYPAWLSSECKHLLSRMLVTDPKQRATMQEVMTHPWMAKGFNGPPDNYLPVREPLTTPLEPEVILAMQGFNFGTPESINAQLTKIIESEEYQRAVKLYQREKELPPPAKDAEKRRPFGFDFYKRRNSGNSRDTLSAPSSEALQIGNDPMNAFSPLVSIYYLVKEKQDRDHADMVPPAAAQTRDKEKEKEKEREKEREREREREKDREREKEREIREKEKAREAEPMPEIAAPQAAHTNSAAYEMPGEKPTGGRSRPRARTHGEDDMPEVPKPPPAPPAEPRVEQLQKKEGTAAGILRRFSTRKRRDPERLDKDRSHPPVVQVHSPAEPSPLAPRKSFSIRRGRRDREDASDSQIRSASGQQHGELLSPPMSAGGSRENRRGGGLGRSTSVNSADLRRRKDPPATSGSDQSVANEDASSTHRAHGHSRSVSLRSKSIGHARRESIQQRRMRREATQEANVPEETDQELEQSGVSTDRLDDTELAKPVFLKGLFSVSTTSGKSVPAIRTDIKRVLRQLNVEYTEIKGGFNCRHSPSIDLNKVQDPPTSPGMTPGHKRRFSFGGLMRGDDRERERDEFRDLERPPTTPRTPGRSDRDRSFSNSETSFDSIPGKNGGPSRRIPGETSTQVQSDLGGSMVLEFEIFIVKVPLLSLHGIQFKRLTGNTWQYKSMADHILRELRL